One part of the Streptomyces lienomycini genome encodes these proteins:
- a CDS encoding FecCD family ABC transporter permease, which translates to MTTTAVERPASDPRGTTDARRRRVAGLGILAALLVIAAAASLAVGARALSPAEVWHGLFAAPESDQRLTEIRLIVQTVRVPRTVLAVVAGVALGVGGALIQGYTRNPIADTGLLGVNSGASFAVVSGIAAFGFTSPFQYVWFGFLGAALAGVVVFGLSSIGRGAGNPLTLALAGQGVTVFLAAMTTAVALTDKASLNALRFWNAGSLTGVGFDVIGPVSAFVAAGLLLALTTLPSVNLLNLGDDVARGLGVNTALTRTVGVVAITLLAGAATAACGPIAFLGLMVAHVARYLTGPDYRWLVPYAGLLGAVVLLVCDIVGRLVVRPGELDAGVVVSLLGAPFFAVLVWRGKFKNA; encoded by the coding sequence ATGACCACGACTGCGGTTGAGCGCCCCGCGTCCGATCCACGGGGCACAACGGATGCCCGTAGGCGCCGTGTTGCCGGCCTGGGCATTCTCGCGGCGCTCCTCGTGATCGCGGCGGCGGCGTCGCTGGCCGTCGGCGCGCGGGCGCTGAGCCCCGCCGAGGTCTGGCACGGGCTGTTCGCCGCGCCCGAGTCCGACCAGCGGCTCACCGAGATCCGCCTCATCGTGCAGACCGTGCGGGTGCCCCGCACGGTGCTCGCGGTCGTGGCCGGAGTCGCCCTGGGCGTCGGCGGGGCGCTGATCCAGGGGTACACCCGCAATCCGATCGCCGACACGGGGCTGCTGGGGGTGAACTCCGGCGCCTCGTTCGCCGTGGTGTCGGGGATCGCCGCCTTCGGGTTCACCAGCCCCTTCCAGTACGTCTGGTTCGGCTTCCTGGGCGCGGCGCTCGCCGGTGTCGTCGTGTTCGGACTCTCCAGCATCGGCCGGGGCGCGGGCAACCCGCTGACGCTGGCGCTGGCCGGTCAGGGCGTCACGGTGTTCCTCGCGGCGATGACCACGGCCGTCGCGCTGACGGACAAGGCATCGCTGAACGCCCTGCGGTTCTGGAACGCGGGCTCGCTGACCGGTGTCGGCTTCGACGTCATCGGGCCCGTGTCCGCCTTCGTCGCCGCCGGACTGCTGCTGGCGCTGACCACGCTGCCCTCCGTCAACCTGCTCAACCTGGGCGACGACGTCGCGCGGGGGCTCGGGGTGAACACCGCGCTGACCCGAACCGTCGGCGTCGTCGCCATCACCCTGCTGGCCGGGGCGGCGACGGCGGCCTGCGGCCCCATCGCGTTCCTCGGGCTCATGGTGGCTCACGTGGCCCGGTACCTGACCGGCCCGGACTACCGCTGGCTGGTCCCGTACGCCGGTCTGCTCGGGGCCGTCGTGCTGCTGGTCTGCGACATCGTGGGGCGCCTGGTCGTGAGGCCGGGGGAGTTGGACGCGGGGGTCGTCGTCTCGCTCCTGGGCGCACCGTTCTTCGCCGTCCTGGTGTGGCGCGGCAAGTTCAAGAACGCGTGA
- a CDS encoding FecCD family ABC transporter permease, translating to MQVNGAEPATDGRTGVRASVAPGVRFGGVSFVWRPWIAGVTLLLAAAAFLVFCLSIGVGDFPIALPRVVATVFGGGEQVDQFVIMDLRMPRALAGVVVGVALGVSGALTQSIARNPLASPDVLGITSGAGAVAVFLVTVSGGAATAVVDSVGLSAAALAGGLGTGLLVYFMAWRRGIDGFRLILIGISVNAVMQAATTWLLVTADIRDVARAQAWLVGSLDNRSWEEVHVALWCTLVLLVVVACVAFQFKPLHFGDEVAAGLGVRYGAVRAVLLLCAVLLAGVAVSAAGPVPFVALVAPQVAMRLPRCPTPPLVASGLVGALLLTGSDLVARTALPVSLPVGVVTAAIGGPFLVYLLVRANRR from the coding sequence ATGCAGGTCAACGGGGCGGAACCGGCAACGGACGGGAGAACGGGTGTGCGGGCGTCGGTGGCGCCCGGTGTGCGGTTCGGCGGCGTGTCGTTCGTGTGGCGGCCCTGGATCGCGGGCGTCACGCTGCTGCTGGCCGCGGCGGCCTTCCTGGTCTTCTGTCTGTCCATCGGGGTCGGGGACTTCCCCATCGCCCTGCCCCGGGTCGTCGCCACCGTCTTCGGCGGGGGCGAGCAGGTCGACCAGTTCGTGATCATGGATCTGCGGATGCCGCGCGCCCTCGCCGGGGTGGTCGTGGGCGTCGCGCTGGGGGTCTCCGGCGCCCTCACCCAGTCCATCGCCCGCAATCCGCTGGCCAGTCCGGACGTCCTCGGCATCACCAGCGGTGCCGGGGCGGTCGCGGTGTTCCTGGTGACGGTGTCCGGCGGGGCCGCGACGGCGGTCGTCGACTCGGTGGGCCTGTCTGCGGCGGCGCTCGCCGGGGGCCTCGGCACCGGTCTGCTGGTGTACTTCATGGCGTGGCGCCGGGGGATCGACGGCTTCCGGCTCATCCTCATCGGCATCTCGGTGAACGCCGTGATGCAGGCGGCCACGACGTGGCTGCTGGTCACCGCCGACATCAGGGACGTGGCCCGGGCCCAGGCGTGGCTGGTCGGCTCGCTGGACAACCGGTCGTGGGAGGAGGTCCACGTCGCCCTGTGGTGCACGCTGGTCCTGCTGGTCGTCGTGGCCTGCGTCGCCTTCCAGTTCAAGCCGCTGCACTTCGGCGACGAGGTCGCCGCCGGCCTCGGTGTCCGGTACGGGGCGGTGCGCGCGGTCCTGCTGCTGTGCGCGGTGCTGCTGGCCGGCGTCGCGGTGAGCGCGGCGGGCCCGGTGCCGTTCGTCGCCCTGGTGGCACCGCAGGTGGCGATGCGGCTGCCGAGGTGCCCGACGCCGCCACTGGTGGCCTCCGGCCTGGTGGGGGCTCTGCTGCTGACCGGCTCGGACCTGGTCGCGCGCACCGCGCTGCCCGTCTCGCTGCCGGTCGGCGTGGTCACCGCGGCGATCGGCGGCCCCTTCCTCGTCTATCTGCTGGTGCGGGCGAACCGCAGATAG
- a CDS encoding ABC transporter ATP-binding protein codes for MVVQSITATGTGVDGASRLAARGITVGYGARSVIDGLDVTIPPGVITTVIGPNGCGKSTLLRTLSRLLRPTGGTVVLDGEDIAALRTRDVAKKLGLLPQAPVAPEGLTVSDLVARGRHPHQSWLRQWSSDDADVVRHALAMTGVADLADRAVDSLSGGQRQRVWISMALAQGTDLLLLDEPTTYLDLAHAIDVLDLVDDLHESGRTVVMVLHDLNLATRYSDNLVVMREGVILAQGHPRDVITADLLHEAFGLRAKVIDDPVGDRPLIVPIGRTHSELGGSVPELSQ; via the coding sequence GTGGTCGTTCAGTCCATCACCGCGACCGGCACGGGAGTTGACGGAGCCTCACGGCTGGCGGCCCGGGGGATCACCGTCGGGTACGGAGCCCGGTCCGTCATCGACGGTCTCGACGTCACGATCCCGCCCGGGGTGATCACCACCGTCATCGGACCGAACGGCTGCGGCAAGTCGACCCTGCTGCGCACCCTGTCCCGGCTGCTCAGGCCCACCGGCGGCACGGTCGTGCTGGACGGCGAGGACATCGCCGCGCTCCGGACCCGGGACGTGGCGAAGAAGCTCGGCCTGCTGCCCCAGGCGCCGGTGGCACCGGAGGGGCTGACGGTGTCCGACCTGGTCGCCAGGGGCCGCCACCCGCACCAGAGCTGGCTGCGGCAGTGGTCGTCGGACGACGCCGACGTCGTACGGCACGCACTGGCCATGACCGGTGTGGCGGACCTCGCGGACCGTGCGGTCGACTCGCTGTCCGGCGGACAGCGCCAGCGCGTGTGGATCTCGATGGCCCTGGCGCAGGGCACCGACCTGCTCCTGCTGGACGAGCCGACCACCTACCTGGACCTGGCCCACGCGATCGACGTGCTCGACCTGGTCGACGACCTGCACGAGTCCGGGCGCACCGTGGTCATGGTGCTGCACGACCTCAACCTGGCCACGCGCTACAGCGACAACCTCGTCGTCATGAGGGAGGGGGTGATCCTGGCGCAGGGGCACCCGCGCGACGTGATCACCGCCGACCTGCTGCACGAGGCCTTCGGGCTGCGCGCCAAGGTAATCGACGACCCGGTGGGGGACCGCCCGCTCATCGTGCCGATCGGACGCACTCACAGCGAACTCGGCGGATCAGTCCCGGAGTTGTCTCAGTGA
- a CDS encoding iron-siderophore ABC transporter substrate-binding protein yields MLLRTTRMKPWRRLAAALSAAALGVGLLAGCGSDSDEPADKAGGDAPAAAGAFPVTVEHAFGTTEIDKAPERVVSVGYTDDQTILAFGIKPVGMVDQYPNPAGQSPDINTQWPWVKDKWGDTEPEVIMKNGDTGPNYEKIAALRPDLIIAVYSEIDRAAYDKLSRIAPTVGRTKGEKEPFSAPWQDNALHIAKALGRAEDGKKMVAGIQGKLDAAKQAHPEFADQRAVVLSWYKDSVAPFTSTDVRGRLVTGIGFTYQTEIDKVAGGDFYTTLSPERVDLVDVDRVFVINDKADQEALKKFALFTNLDAAKNGKVSYLLDSEGPAVGAAISQGTLLSMPYAVDELVKAAGQG; encoded by the coding sequence ATGCTCCTCAGAACGACGCGTATGAAGCCCTGGCGACGACTGGCGGCGGCCCTGTCCGCGGCCGCGCTCGGCGTCGGACTCCTCGCGGGGTGCGGTTCCGACTCGGACGAACCGGCGGACAAGGCCGGCGGCGACGCCCCGGCCGCTGCCGGAGCCTTCCCGGTCACCGTGGAGCACGCGTTCGGTACGACGGAGATCGACAAGGCGCCCGAACGGGTCGTCTCCGTCGGCTACACCGACGACCAGACGATCCTCGCCTTCGGCATCAAGCCCGTCGGCATGGTCGACCAGTACCCGAACCCGGCGGGACAGAGCCCCGACATCAACACCCAGTGGCCCTGGGTGAAGGACAAGTGGGGTGACACCGAGCCCGAGGTCATCATGAAGAACGGGGACACGGGCCCCAACTACGAGAAGATCGCCGCGCTGCGCCCCGACCTGATCATCGCGGTCTACTCCGAGATCGACCGGGCCGCCTACGACAAGCTCTCCAGGATCGCGCCCACGGTGGGCCGCACCAAGGGCGAGAAGGAGCCCTTCAGCGCTCCGTGGCAGGACAACGCGCTGCACATCGCCAAGGCGCTCGGCAGGGCCGAGGACGGGAAGAAGATGGTGGCCGGCATCCAGGGCAAGCTGGACGCCGCCAAGCAGGCCCATCCCGAGTTCGCGGACCAGAGGGCGGTCGTCCTGTCCTGGTACAAGGACTCGGTGGCCCCCTTCACCTCCACCGACGTGCGCGGACGGCTCGTGACCGGCATCGGCTTCACGTACCAGACCGAGATCGACAAGGTCGCCGGCGGCGACTTCTACACCACGCTCTCGCCCGAGCGCGTCGACCTGGTCGACGTGGACCGCGTCTTCGTCATCAACGACAAGGCGGACCAGGAGGCGCTGAAGAAGTTCGCACTGTTCACCAACCTGGACGCCGCCAAGAACGGCAAGGTGTCCTACCTGCTGGACAGCGAGGGCCCGGCGGTCGGCGCGGCCATCTCCCAGGGCACCCTGCTGTCCATGCCGTACGCCGTCGACGAACTCGTCAAGGCGGCCGGGCAGGGGTGA
- a CDS encoding ABC transporter ATP-binding protein produces MSATDTRAAPAALRTATGREAGRWVAEHCRDVPWLTAATVLTTVAGAALQVLPVLLLGRVVDAVAGGRSQSILVTIGALMVAAALLGAAATAVSTYLIGRLGADLLARLREGAVHAVLGMPSARVEQVGRGDVLSRVGDDVAVISKGIRTAVPTVFSAGVLVAIATAGMFGLDWRLGLAGAGALPAYALALRWYLPRSAPLYRKQRVAQADRAQALISGLNGIDTVRAYRLEDAFRERVTRESWRVRDLGIEVFRFFGRFVGRENRAEFIGLSLILLVGYALLEADAATLGEVSAAPLLFHRLFTPLGAIMFTFDEAQKSGASLTRLVGVLGEDTEARLVGDDSVASAAAGAYPVRVRGLTFTYPGAEEPVLRDVDLTIPAGGSLALVGATGAGKTTLAALVAGIGTPDSGTVCVGPTDLAGLDEAGARALVSLLTQETHVFSGPLADDLRLAAPGATDAELLDALRTVGAGQWVDALPDGLDTPVGEGGERLDVTKVAQLALARLVLGRAPVVVLDESTAEAGSEGAAELERAVLAACAGRTTLFVAHRLTQATAADRIAVLDAGRVVEEGTHDELVALGGRYARLWRAWREGGRAG; encoded by the coding sequence GTGAGCGCCACCGACACCCGCGCCGCCCCGGCCGCCCTGCGTACGGCGACGGGCCGCGAGGCCGGCCGATGGGTCGCGGAACACTGCCGCGACGTCCCCTGGCTGACGGCGGCCACGGTGCTCACCACGGTGGCCGGAGCGGCGCTCCAGGTGCTGCCGGTGCTGCTGCTGGGCCGGGTGGTCGACGCGGTGGCGGGAGGCCGGTCGCAGTCGATCCTGGTCACGATCGGGGCCCTGATGGTCGCCGCCGCGCTGCTCGGCGCGGCGGCGACCGCGGTGTCGACCTACCTGATCGGACGGCTGGGCGCCGACCTGCTCGCCCGGCTGCGGGAGGGCGCCGTCCACGCGGTGCTGGGCATGCCCAGCGCACGCGTCGAGCAGGTCGGCCGCGGGGACGTGCTGTCCCGGGTCGGTGACGACGTCGCCGTGATCTCCAAGGGCATCCGCACGGCCGTGCCCACGGTGTTCTCGGCGGGCGTCCTCGTCGCCATCGCCACGGCCGGCATGTTCGGCCTCGACTGGCGGCTCGGTCTGGCGGGCGCCGGGGCGCTGCCCGCGTACGCGCTGGCCCTGCGCTGGTACCTGCCGAGGTCCGCGCCGCTGTACCGGAAGCAACGGGTGGCCCAGGCCGACCGCGCGCAGGCCCTGATCAGCGGGCTGAACGGCATCGACACGGTCCGGGCCTACCGCCTCGAGGACGCCTTCCGCGAGCGGGTCACCCGTGAGTCGTGGCGGGTGCGCGACCTCGGCATCGAGGTGTTCCGGTTCTTCGGACGGTTCGTCGGCAGGGAGAACCGCGCCGAGTTCATCGGTCTGTCCCTCATCCTCCTGGTGGGGTACGCCCTGCTGGAGGCGGACGCGGCCACCCTGGGCGAGGTGTCGGCGGCGCCCCTGCTCTTCCACCGGCTCTTCACCCCGCTGGGCGCCATCATGTTCACCTTCGACGAGGCGCAGAAGTCGGGCGCGAGCCTCACCCGCCTGGTCGGCGTGCTGGGCGAGGACACCGAGGCCCGGCTGGTCGGCGACGACTCCGTCGCGTCGGCGGCGGCGGGGGCGTACCCGGTACGGGTGCGGGGCCTGACGTTCACCTACCCGGGCGCCGAGGAGCCGGTCCTCAGGGACGTGGACCTGACGATCCCGGCGGGCGGCTCGCTCGCCCTGGTGGGAGCGACGGGCGCGGGCAAGACGACCCTGGCCGCCCTGGTCGCGGGCATCGGTACCCCCGACTCGGGAACGGTGTGCGTCGGGCCGACCGACCTGGCCGGACTGGACGAGGCCGGGGCGCGGGCCCTGGTGAGCCTGCTGACCCAGGAGACACACGTGTTCTCCGGGCCGCTCGCCGACGACCTCCGGCTGGCCGCGCCGGGGGCGACCGACGCCGAACTCCTGGACGCCCTGCGCACCGTGGGCGCCGGCCAGTGGGTCGACGCCCTGCCCGACGGACTGGACACCCCGGTCGGGGAGGGCGGTGAGCGCCTCGACGTGACCAAGGTGGCCCAACTCGCCCTGGCCCGGCTGGTGCTCGGCCGGGCGCCGGTGGTGGTGCTGGACGAGTCGACCGCCGAGGCGGGCAGCGAGGGGGCCGCCGAGCTGGAGCGGGCCGTGCTGGCCGCCTGCGCGGGCCGCACCACGCTGTTCGTGGCCCACCGCCTGACCCAGGCGACGGCGGCGGACCGGATCGCCGTCCTGGACGCCGGACGAGTCGTCGAGGAGGGCACGCACGACGAGTTGGTGGCTCTGGGCGGCCGCTACGCCCGGCTGTGGCGGGCCTGGCGCGAGGGCGGCCGGGCGGGGTAG